The window aaaccatAACTCATATAAGTTTAAAAccatttggatatggtttggtttggattggTTTATCCATTTTGACACTCCTACTTGTgctttatacattaatatatttatcaagAATTTAGGGGCACAAAACTTAGAGAAACCGGTAGACAAGTGATAGTATTGATATCTTATCGATctgattatattttttatggTCGAGGGAACGAACCAGTTCAGTTGATATActacaattatataaaattataacagTAATATTAAACATCCtttcttttatcatttttttctttggttgATAGTTTCATATGTTGATTAGCTTGTAACACAAATAATTCCAATCTgaaaataagtatttattttgattaaatattGTAGTGATACAAACTACACTAGTTCATATATTTGATACTCAAACATCTATTTTATCATAAACAGAACATTTAATAAATTTGCTTTTAGCTCTTGTTGGAGCACTTGTCTGAGCATGAATCCACACAGTCCACAACTTTGTCTACATCTGCTTATTccacaaacaacaacaaaaaaccaTCAACTAAGTAATTGTTAACTAAGATCCATAATAATAGATCTTATGTATgacaaaaagaaagatactatatatatatatatatatggttatcAATTAATAAGATATTTTCAGATAATCaagaaataaaatgtttttgtagtaatgaaataaaatagctttcttagaataaataaataaagactTACTGGGAttttgaagagaagaaagaacaaGACAATGATGACTAGCACAACCAAGTTTACAGAAATAATCGTTAtggtcaatttttttgtttgccaAAATCATTTGTGAAGGAGGAGTAGGAATATTTGATGttggaggaagaagacaagTCATGAGACAAGTGAATGGGCACATCAAACCAGTGGGAAACTTCTTCTCGATGGCACAACTCACTATACAACCTGGAAAACAACTTCTAAAAGGATTAGTTTGAGTTTGAGCCTCTGTCTGAACAACAAAGTTCCCAATGACTATCATCATGGTAATGAACATTATGGTCATTCTTTTGCTTTCCATTTTGTGGTTTGAAGAGATGATTATAAAATTGGAGGTTACTTAATTGTTTGTTAATCGTAGATGTTGTTAACTTATGCTGCTAATTGTTTATATAGAGATTTTGGAACTTTCTGTAGAATAAGCTATTGACAGAAAATAACGAAACAAATCTTATGTAATAGTTAACATTTATACAGTGAACAACGTTACGTATTAGGTGTATAATTATGGAGTGGCTTATATGATAatattatcttttaattttatttgcatCCGGTTTGTTGATTATAATATTCTGTTTGTGATGTAAAAATTTGCATTAGCATAAATATGTGCAAGCTGTTTCAGATATACATCTACTTAAATACATGAATTctattttttcttgtttttatgtATGATGAATTTGTCATCTGTGTAATAGTGTTTAAAAATATGTGTAATAAGTTTTCGATTTGGTGCTTATATTATTCCATTTGTGAGGTAAAATTTTGCATTAATGTAAATATACGCAAGTTGTTTTCAGATATATCTCTATTTACATTCATGAATctattttttcttgttttgacaTATCATGAATTTGTGTAatggtttttaaaaatatttgtattaatgtctGTGAAAAAATACTTCTTTTGATTATCACGTATTCTATTGCATTTAGATTCAGTCGTTCAGAGAAATGCCCCAGTAATAACAAGAGTGTAAAACAATACCAGTTTCTGAAATAAGGATATATCCAATTTAGAGTCGTGCCGATAAAAATATCTGAGTAGATTccgcaaaataaaaataaaaatgaaaataagagaaaaagaaTATCTGAGTAGATTCCGTATGGTTATATACCCTTCAAGACTATTAATAAGTGTTCAAATATTCTTaccttcaaataaaaataaacgacAATAACTAGTAACTCATTTTAAGAATGTATGGAATTAGAATTAACGAAGAAAATGGAATGCAATaagataatttgaaaaattaaaagaatgatataagtatttatttttcattcatGTCATTCCTTTTTTATATCATGAATGATTTTTAAAGTGATTCATAATTTTTCTGTTTATCCCACATAAATTTGTGGaatcaaatttttgttttttccagttaattgtttttttttcgaatCCTCATAATGACTAATTCCACATGATTTCATTCATAAAAAGTGCATTCAAGTTACAACCAACATAAATTAAGTATTTAATGTGTTTATAGAGGTTTTCACTACTAAATCAAATTTTTAATCGGGTTTGTTCAAATCTTCTTAAGTTTGCAGGATTTTTGGGTTTTCGACTACCCTTTTAAATTTGGGTCAGGTTCCAGATAATCTTCCAATACAAAATCCATTCGGATATTTTTCTTGACTGAATACAaactcaagtttttttttgcttaggtTTCAGATCAAAAGtacaaataacaataaaaacaaCACGAGGTCCCTCTCTTGAATCTCCATGCTCCTAAATGTACAAAGTCCAAACATTTACAAGAGAAGAAACAATCTGTTAACTGTAGTAATTCAATCTATACACAAATccaaaccaaaagaatcatcaagtagtccttttttttcttttctcagtATAAAAATGACCCAAAGAATCAAAGttagcaacaacaacaacacttgTGTGGACGGTCGCTATGAAGAATGGTTGCAACAAGCAAGGACAAAGTTGTCCATGAAATGGTTGAGCTCAGCTGTATAAAGCTCTGGGTTACTCCTGAAATGGTCTACATGAGGTGAAGATATGAAGTTGCAGGCACGGACCTCGTGCCCTGCTTTCCTCTGCTCTACAATGAATGACTCAACTTGCCCCGCGGGTATAACTCTATCCGCAGAGCTGTAAATGTACAACTGTGGACATCTTGGTTGTGATGATGATAAAGTCTCTAGAACATCAGCTAGTCTCCTGTAACAGCACGAGTTTGGTTGTGAAACATTGCATTTGTGTGATGAAAGGCGCCTTTTTGTGTGAGAGAGAGCTTTTACCTGTTTACTTTGGGAAGATTAAGAATCACGGCGAAGAACTTCTCCAGAATCATAAGCAACGCTGTTTCTATTGCAGCGGGTTTAGGCTCGGAGAAGTTTATACGTGCTCCCATGTTTGACTCAAATGACGAGCTTCCGGATCCTTTAGTGGCTACACTGTTTTTCTTCAAGAATGCGGCGGAGAAACCTGATGCCCATACCTGCGTTTACAAGCCAAATTAGTATCCATAAAGCTCAACTGAACAGTGCAGAGATCTATGACAGGAATAGCATCCAAACAGAACAACATTTAAGAAATCAGAACCATAAGCCTCCACAAGTTAAGTCTCATTTTATGGCTATATGACCATATAACACAAGCTATGAATTCAAGAACCATCGCTTACAGTAGGATCAGCAGCAGCAACAGGAGCTGAGTCTACTATGCACCCTTTAACCCTTCCCATCAATGAAGAATCTTGCTTCTGAAACTTTTCCAAAATGGCTCCATATGTTAACCATCCGGTGTTGCTGAAGGTATGAAAGACGAGATTCTTCTGATCCTCTTCATCCAACCAATCAGCCAGGTGATTAACCAGAGACTCGATGTTCTTCTCTGCTTTTCCTCCAACTTGGTAGCTCATAATCTCATTCATGGGGAGAGTAAACGTGATGACATGGTAACCCCTTGAAGTATACCACTCCGCATATTTCTTCATATGCTTCTGCTTCGATCCAAGCCATCCAAGCAAAACCACAACGGTCCTATTCTTCTCCAACGCACATCTCGAGGAACCAGACAGATCAACTGCATCAGTCTCAGGCAAATGCCACTTGTAAGAAACATCTGGAACAACAAGAGAGGCCCCAGTTGTGAATGCTGCTGGTTTTGATGCCTTAGCCAACTCCGCAGACTGATAAGCGCTGCGAAGAGCGGGCAACGAAGTAAGAGAAGGAGCGAGAGTACAGCTGGGGTTAGGAGCTAGGAGATCAACATTTGGTACAGGAAGACGAATCCTGGACATGAAAGATAAATCAGCGAGCTTGGAGGTTGACATATGAGAAACCCATAATGACTTTTCGTCCTGAACAGAACTAGAGACTGAAGCAGCAATTGGCTCTGGTTCAGAACCTCGAACTAGTGATCTAAGAGAGGAGAACTTGTCAGAGACATCAGCAGAGACGGAAGCGGCGATAACAGCTGCAGCAGCAACAAGTGGGCGTTGGATACCCCCAGACAAATAACTCATGATGGCCACAATCTAAATCCAAAACTAGCATAAAAGTCTCAATGCAATGGAAAGGACTCCTGTTATATAAGAAGAGAGATACTAGTGTAAAATATAagtatacacacacacacacacacaaaacacatGTTGAAAACGCGTGTAAAGACTACAAGATTGTTGGGACATGCTGTAAATTACCTGGAAGCAAAGGTTCCTTTTGATTCTTCAAACGAACTCGGGCTGCCAAGTAATGACAGCCCGACCACAATGTAGTAATTGATTGGTCAGAGTCAAATCTCTCTTTTAACACGCGGCTACTCTGCAATAAATCGTTTCAAGTCAATCACATGTATTCTTTGAATTAAACCAGCTCGAAACTAACTACTAAAATAAAAGAGTTACTATGATGTTGAcacaaaaggaaaagaaaaggaaaaaaaaaactttgatggTCTCTAAAATCATGAGGATCCCACCTCCAACAATGAAAACAAAGCTATGATATGCCTccagaaaatataagaaaaaaaaatataaaattcaaaGATAGAGATCATAATAATCCCCAATAATTAACAATGGGGTCAAAAAGGAGCCACCAACCAACCACGAGAAATCCCGAATTAATCGCATGGAGCACGACGTGGTGATTGCGACCACCACCCAACCCCATTCTACAGACGAGACGAAGCAGGACAATGATAATTCGATGGAAACCCAAAAAGATCGAATTTCAGAAGATTAATCAATGTAAAACTGAACAtgctgagagagagagacaaaacgATTGTGAGTAATGTTGtgatttagagagagagagagggagaaagGAAGGAGAACTCACCGCAGAGAGAAACGGAGAAGAGGGAGatgaatctttttttctttctttctgtgttTAGGGCAACGATACTTGATTTGATATTCTcttcagatatatatataccgCCTTCAAatagaacaaaaagaaaaatatatttattgttttgttttcttataacaagtttaattataaaaaacaatttaatttgatataaaaacaatttagttatctttaaaaaaaatattagtgtcttttttacaatttatttatttgtttcgtTCTTATGTTTATTTTGTAAAAGCTTTATGGATCTGATAACTAGTAAtattttacaccaaaaaaagggcttatttgctaaatagccaaaaaaagtgaaattagatttttagagagagagtagagagagataggaagagaaagtaggagagaatgagtgtttttagttagttaatgaattttttttttttttttgtctattggGTGCagttatccaaaaaaaaaactagcaaTGTTAGGTTAAAAGAGTGTAGTGAAATTTGTTAAGAAAGttgtttattaatatatatctatcttattaaaactcaagtataAAATAAGATTGTTTGGAAACTTAAATAGTAGTTTTAATGAAatgtgtttggaaacatgtataATTAGATTCATTTTAGTAATTTCTAAAGCATAACCCTTTAACCATAACTTATAAATCACGTGGCCCATTTACAAAATCTCAAACATAAATTCactttttttaaatcaatactTGCTTCCCACGTCTTTTCTTTCTGCGAACAAAATCTCACCAACCTCCTTAAAAACCGTCTATTTAGACCATAATTCGTTACCTAAAACGTAGAAGGTGTTGGTAACAAAAAACATATTAcaatccaaaaatattcaaaatatatgcTATCACAAGAATATCTCCACAAACAATCACTCCTTATAACCTAGATTATTCACTTCCCTATATAACCTATCTTTTTCCAAAATTCgctgtaaaaaaaaactattatggCTATGGTTACAAACAGCAAAATCACTATGTTGAACAATCTCAAACCATATAAGACTACTTGGAAGGTTGAAGTAAAAATTCTTCGTTCGTGGACACAACACTCAAACTATTCTGGAGAAGACACTTTCGAATTCATACTCGAAGATAGGAtggtatgtttttctttttaatctatTTGTTTTCTATAACTTTCAGTTTCCAACGACTAAACCAACGTATGCCTATTTGTTATTGTAGGGATCCGAGATATATTGTACCTGTAAGAGGATAT is drawn from Brassica rapa cultivar Chiifu-401-42 chromosome A05, CAAS_Brap_v3.01, whole genome shotgun sequence and contains these coding sequences:
- the LOC103869380 gene encoding transmembrane protein 53, with amino-acid sequence MSYLSGGIQRPLVAAAAVIAASVSADVSDKFSSLRSLVRGSEPEPIAASVSSSVQDEKSLWVSHMSTSKLADLSFMSRIRLPVPNVDLLAPNPSCTLAPSLTSLPALRSAYQSAELAKASKPAAFTTGASLVVPDVSYKWHLPETDAVDLSGSSRCALEKNRTVVVLLGWLGSKQKHMKKYAEWYTSRGYHVITFTLPMNEIMSYQVGGKAEKNIESLVNHLADWLDEEDQKNLVFHTFSNTGWLTYGAILEKFQKQDSSLMGRVKGCIVDSAPVAAADPTVWASGFSAAFLKKNSVATKGSGSSSFESNMGARINFSEPKPAAIETALLMILEKFFAVILNLPKVNRRLADVLETLSSSQPRCPQLYIYSSADRVIPAGQVESFIVEQRKAGHEVRACNFISSPHVDHFRSNPELYTAELNHFMDNFVLACCNHSS
- the LOC117134444 gene encoding thionin-like protein 2, whose translation is MESKRMTIMFITMMIVIGNFVVQTEAQTQTNPFRSCFPGCIVSCAIEKKFPTGLMCPFTCLMTCLLPPTSNIPTPPSQMILANKKIDHNDYFCKLGCASHHCLVLSSLQNPNVDKVVDCVDSCSDKCSNKS